The DNA region CGGTGCATTTTTCTATGAGAAAAATCGCGATTTTCAAAAACCGAGGGGTACcttaattagataaaaaagttaattaattatcaatcaaattaGTCATCATTTTAGATAATAGATTATCAGGTTTTTTGAcgtcaaaataaaatcaccCATAATTGAGTGCCTGGGTGCAATAAAGGCACGAGCGCTCGGAGCTCAACATGAGCGCTCGTGCCTTTATTGCACCCAGGCACTCAATTGTAATAAATGCATGTCTTGGAGCATTTTCAAATAGTTCGTTTAAgtgttttttgaatatttggtTAGGCGTATGAGGTGATTTGTAcccaacaataaaataataattatttaattcaaatgttCTAAGATCGACTTGCCAACTAACTTCATTTTCTTTGAGGTTTACATCTATGACATTAATTTCAGAAAGATTACGGATTTCTGAGAAAGATTTagcaaaaattatcaaaccTCTACAGTTTGTTTGATGACTTCATCCGTAGTCAATggatataataaatcaaaacgcGGTAAAATTTCAGAAGCACTGATTTGTGCTATATTTGCTTCTGCCAGAGTAACAACATGAGcttttgatgtgtaaacatctttaggcgcgAGTTGGGTAtggagtaaaaggaaaaaacagagagtttagacgtcagatcTGGGCATgaatccattttctgtcagtcttgcagcgccatggtaatcggtcggtaaccgttaccatcaggcgttctgtagtatagattaatttaaacgcgagtatttatatatttaatttatttattattatacatatatatgcgccgttgtatatattaatatagttGTAATCAGTTAGCCGACAGTTAACGGGCCGACATAAAACTAATAATTGTAATCGATTGTAATCAATTTGTACTTTAATGTAACGTATTTGTAATTGTTTGTAACCCCCTTCATTACTCTGTTCCCTATAATGGCACCGCGCCGCTGGGTAACTtggaattaaataaataaataaataaataaatattgtacatatatatacatgcatatgcaagtatttttcatataaaagattaatatacctattattattgtctatataaaataatatttccaaaattcaaaacataatattgaattattatacaataatattttatttataatattgactaattttatgttttaaaaaaagagaaatagatATTGATGTGCTAGTTTGgaagagaaaattattattgtaattgtacaaaaattttacaatataatttatttatacttttttaatcaaaagaaAAGAGGAATGgtatacttgataaatatttatattgataattattatgtttattatagtttattaaaaaaggtactttttagtttgaaaaataatttttggtttGAACTAAAAAgtgctttttttaataagtataATGTATTACGTATGAAAAAACACAGTGATATTCAAAGTTTCAACATCGATATTATTAGGATTCAACTACATATTTCATctgtcaatatttattgatttcaaATTATTCGAGTTCGTTGAAAATATACTAAATGCGAGATagtgtttgtaaaatatagtTTGGGAACTGAACTATCGAGGTGCTGTAATGTATGTTACACGGCGTATAAGAGTGAAGacgtattaatataaataaaaataaaaaaaatattaataaaacaaatgcaaATCTATTACATCGACACTTTCAGAGGATATTATCATAACCCgaacaacatgtttttttattcggtttttatagaaaattttctcacgattacggaaaaaattcctatacatgcgcaaagtggttaaaaatggagttgaagtatgaaaaaaacggctatttatcggttatatatcgtatagttattaatataacgattaattgtaaaatttattaatatgaatCGATGAAGCTCgtcaaggagaaaaaaatgtttcaataaaaatttagataataatttataaatttcaatatatatatatattttttgcaaatataataatggctAATAATAAAACTCTTAGAGTAAAAAAGaacgtcaaaataaaaatttcgatatattaaacttttttttttcttcaaaccGCGAGATGTTCAACTGAgccactagattttttacttagccgctAGACTTTTTACTTAGTCTCTGTTATAGCCAAACATATTTTGATcagcttaatttttccttCAGCTACGTCGTTTCCTTAGCtgaattttttccttagctagatttttttctctgttagattttttacttcgctacattttttacttagccgcttaatcttttacttagtcttAATTATAGCTTACTACAcaatacacggagagaaaaaaatattatgttttactATGCTACTGTAGTACCGGTGGATGTTTTCGGATTTTTgataagatattttttatattttttattatttatttcagataTTTTAATGAAGGCACATAGtatattaaatcatttgtaatCAAACTATGGAACAAGATTTTTTTGTACTAAAGAAATAGTCGAAAGTACTAatgaaatcttttttttttaataaactgtaGATACAAAGTGCtatgtataaattaatgtttattatgttAGCATAGTAGAATTGACAATTGACGCtcgttaaaataatcattcggTAGTAGGTACCTAAATTCGAACAATGTTATTACTACtactcatcaattttaaaaaatacgattcccgatttattttttattgtgtgttttatattaaatacgaTATTTGAAGCGAATTTTACTATGTTCACATGGTAAAAAATGCAGAAAGACGAAATACCGAACAAAAGGGTCAATTTTACGTTAATTCCAGTAAAGTCCCGTAGCTAAGCGGTCTAAAGCGTACCCGATACCACGTCTATTCATATTTCGTCGGTTCGATCTCTGCTCagagtgtgaaaaaaaaaaaaaaaaacaaaacaaaacaaaagctTCTGCgttaataatacaacagaaaaaaaattgacaaatttttaaaataattttttaatcaaaaatatatttttgactatacaacatagtactttttattttaaacatggccATTTTTACGATTGAGTATTATGATACTTACTACGTCTGATTAAAATTCTCAAACATAGTAAAACTCACTGTTTACATGATAAATGTTGCTAAATTTCCCAAAACATCCACCAGTACTACAAAACATAGTAAAATCCAGTGTTTCTTTTTAGTAAaacctaatatttttttctctccgtgtatctacataattttaccagcttaatttttccctcagctacatcttttcattagctaaattttcccttagctatattttttacttagtctcaattatagccaaacaaacaatacctacatattttacttagctacatcttttccttagctctattatattatcaattacgAAACAAACTACCATCAATAccagaaaaatatcaataactcgaaaaatattttttgaactattttttctacttgatgAGTTTTATCAAtcgttaatataaaattagggaaaaaaaatcgatatatcgaaattttaaaatcattgattattgaaaattactgaacaacaataattgtatgaaaatagaaaaaaataaaataaaaacaaacaatatttttataaatgaatgaataaaatttgtttaaatgtgtacttattattattttgttcaattacaacaacacgccgaagatgtttacacataataaacccgcgagtctagatggctcacacaattttttttttaaaccaggTATCCGTGAGTATATCTAATTCATGTTTCTGAAAGGAATTAACATTGTGGTAAATAACACTTTTACCTATTTtgcaatgaaaattataataattattataattttcattgcaAAATAGGTTAAAAGTTAACTAAGTGATAACTTTGCTTCTTTTCTCAACCGTTCAAGTTCAATAACatttttgggttttttttctttggaatTTGGTGCTGTAAAATCACCAAGTATATAGAGCCCATCATAATTACACCGTGAGAGTGCAACATATTTCAAAGCAGCTGACGTATTGTTTTTCGAGCTGAAACTTACTCAAACAGTTTTTCGTGTCGTTAATAGCAAGCGCTTTGTGAATCGTGCTAGCTTCAGCTGGTTTTAGCGGGAATCGGCAACGATCTGCTTCACGgcacattataattttatctgacgtcatttctatattttctttcttgaAAGGCACATAATTTGAAggaatattgtttttgttcaTAAACTCAAAGTATTTGGATTTTGCTTTGACGCCTATGTTTTTATCCTTAAAAGTTAACCAAAGATATAGGGGACTTTTATCGTCTTCCAAGTCGGATGAAATATGAGATAATTTTCCAATGTCACCGTTTGCTATTCCATCACTAGGATCAAGATTGACCacaatcatatattttatccCTATTTTTATCTGCAGTATGTATGGTACAAGGGTTGATGCAACATTATCGTTTTTGTATTGTGCCAATTCAACTTCAGTATCTTTGTTTGAGAAATTACTTTTATAAGCCTTATCTATTGCATAGGAGTTCTATAAATCTCCTAGAGCTTGCTTTATCTTGTGATTGTTAAAACTATTTACTTCTCGATTAGTGAAGAATAATCTCAAAGCATCATTGGGCACTTGATGTTCAGATACCGTTCTAGCTTGATATCTTCATTAGTCATTGACTACAAACAGTCATTGTGCATATTCTAATATGCGCAATTTTTTAGAGCTGTAATGAATTGAACATCTTTTTTGCGCTTAACTTGGTCTAGCTCGAAATATTCGAAGTTGTCCCATATGAAGTATTTAAGAAAGTCTACAAAATCATCGCTTTTGGGTACTTCAAAAACTGAACTGCCTTTGACAGGGGGAAGTTGAAGTAAATCAccgaaaaaaataagaaattttcCACCAAATAGCTCGTTGACTCCAAAAACTTctcgcaaaaaaaaatctaaatcagCTAAATTGATTCgtaaaaacattgaaatatcatcaattataaaaattttgacgtATTTTATCACGGAGTTATATACTTGTGCATTATTAAGATTCTTTTTCTTAGTCCAAACAGATCGATAAGAATATTTCGGAAATTTGAAAACACTATGGCAAGTTTTTCCACCAATAAGGTAAGCAGCAACGCCAGTTATTGCACTAAGTACCACTTTAAGAGTCTCTGTTTCAACACCAaggaaattttcaaaatatttcgtCATTAACtgattgattgtttttatcaGATAGCTTTTACTTGTCCCTGCACCATAGCTAATTCACTTTCTCGTCCCGTTTTGAAAGAGTGTAgaatatgcatatatatatttcgcgTTGCTTCTCGTTCAGATTATGCATTTACTTTAGCAATTCATCAGTCAACAAGTGGAGGcacaataattttgtatgCCTTAAAATTCTCATcgttatcaagttttttactatctttttctttttggttCGAAGTAATTCCTAAGTGAGAAAACACATCAACTTTCTGACTATTCTGTATTTCATCTTTTTATAACTGATTTACTTGCTCGATTTCATATTCTTCACGATCATTTCTATAATGTTCTTTTAATTCCTCTAATTCTTCATGAGTAAAACTGTTATAATCTCCAAATCGTGAAACTATAATATCAAGATttagtagtattttttttctgaataaatTTCGATAATTTCTTTACGTTCGTTACGCCACCGTAAGGAAGAGCATAATTGGTTCTCGGAAAAAGTTTTTTAGATCAATGGTCTTCaaaaattgcaatatcttCACTGCGTCTTGCATTAGTTTAATCATACCATGTTCACTTTTAAAACAATAGCTAAAAAGATACTTTGTAGCACTATATGgatcaataatatattgtatattataatttccTTCCCAACAATCTAATAGTTCTCTATTATGATTAATATCATCGACTTTATTGCTTGACTGACGTGAAAAAACCATGGGAGATTCGATGGAAGATGACAATGCTTCATAATATTCTTCTTCttaaatctttaattttaacagCATTTCTTCGAATGATTCAATTTGTCGAACTTCACGATATCGTTGCATTTGATTTCTAGTTTCCgttaaattactttttgttttattcagttttttttctttaggaagaggaaataaaatatttgtttccGGCATGACAAATctcggaaaaataaaatcgacaTCTTGATTTATTGTTTCCTTCATAGCATGTGAAAGTACACGAGTGTACATAAAAGTGCATGTTAGCGTGATCTTTTTCATACtcacatgatgatgatgagttcCATGAAATCAACTACTTCTTGTAAGTTGCTTTGCTTTTCCAAATCAGCTGTCAGAgcatttttacaatatatcaGAGTATGGTCATGCAAAGACCCTCGCATTCGGTATTCACGTCGGCATAGATAATCAACCGCATAATATTTCCCAAACAAACCATTCAATTTTTCCGAAGCATATAAATAGAAAGCTTTTGCTCTGTTCTGGAAAAATTTAGCACATAGAACTGGGTCATTTCTGATGAGCCGACTCTTATCCACTTGAGATAAATTTAACGCCTCGACATTTGTTTCAGCAATCGGTGGATAATTCGCACCACGAGCTTCGTTCACTGTAGAAGTATTTCTggtggaaaatatttattaggaCCGAGTAATAAATAAGGTAATCCTAATTGCCTAATCATTGTCATTTCGTGTTTTCCACGTTTTTCATCATATCAATTCTTTATCGATAGTTTGTTTGtcgttctcttttttttctttcagtttTGTTCCAAATTCAACTAGATTTACGCGTTTTCTTACCATAATTTCATCAgattaattaaagaaaaaagaaaatcttcAAGGTCAGCAGAGTCATCAAACGATTAGTGTTTCCGCGATACGATGCGATACGATAATCCAggcattatcgtatcgtatcgtcaaattttcatgatattatcgtatcgtcgggtgtattatcgtatcgtatcgtcaatGTCGTGACTATCGTCAAAATTATAGTCGATAATATCATTCTCGTTAATTTTACGAAATTGTCGTGAATATGACGATATtcttgtaaataatttgatattatattttataaaattaattaattataatattatattttcatttaatattataatttttattttgtcgtcATATACTTcgtaacgaaatttattattttgccggttctcgaaataaataatcaacagaAAGAGCTTGTTAacggattatttatttgttctgattatttatttgttgtcgtacgaattattaatatataataccaGTTAATCGTTAATAATTCTAAGGGTCACTGCATAAGCACTGTGGAGGGTCAAGTCTACTGACGAGTGGTGTCAGTGTGGCACATGTTTCGTATATATTCGAGGTCCCGTAGTAGACTTGATACGTTAAACCTCGACCTGTGCTAGTTTTCCCCTCCATCCGTCGAGAAGACGAACTCTCCGAAGGCTACGGGCCGGATCGTATACAGGGTATTCAGTTCAATAGGTATTCAGTttaaaatgagtttttttttcattttttttttacatactaTGGAATAACTCATACAATTCTTTACTCAAATAGCTTATATTAAACTTATTTTGTAGGTTTTTAAAAGATCCATCTgttgaaattgtaaaaaaaaaaagttaaattatttttaaaaaaattttaataacggattcgttctattgaaaattgaaaattttcaaaactccggcaAGAGCTTGTGTGGTTCCTCTCGTGTTTAGCACAAAGCTTATTGTTCAATTGTATGTTAGGATTGGCAGAGTGAAAAATAAGGCGCCAACGTGGCTTTGGGAATGCTTGATAtatttaactaataaaattgtatttatttcacTTAACACTATTATTTACACTtatgataattgtttaatgtttttataaaattatacactTAGTCTTTGTCTTTAAATGAGGTCAAAATTGTTCGACTTGTGATCTGAACAGAACGAACAAAGCCTAGATTATATTAATCTGACTTGTTTCTTCTGTGAATAGTGTACTAAATTCATtaccaataatatttaattgtactGAGTTAAATGAGCAAATTTTATGTGTGTCTAAGTGATCTTGAATTAGCTTTAACTGAATTTATGTGTACTTAAGTTTACTGAAAAACTAAAATCAGAAAAAACGTGTGCTTGCTCTACGACTACAGTAAGCTAAGTGAACTAGCGTTCGTAAGTGGGCGTGCTTGTGGTTAGTTGTCGGGCGTGCCTGTGGTCAGTTGTCGGTTGTTAAGGCTGTTTTAGAAGTTGCGGTCTTATTCTCAAACATTCCGCCCGCCATCAGCAATCCATTGCTGATGCTTGATTAGTGTTCATGGGGAGAATAATGAGCTTAGCAAGTGGTCTAGTCAATGTAGTTGTAGCAGTTTTAACTTTCACTACTCGAGTTAATCCATCTGAACCTGGTAGTAATTCGGTCACTCTTGCCAAAGGCCATCGACCAGGAGGTGCTCGTTCGTCTGAAATTAAAACTAAGGATCCAACTTGGATATTATTAGTAATGTGATGCCATTTAGAAATTGACTGTTGTCGTTGCAAGTACTGCGTTGACCATTGTTTCCAGAACTGCTGTACACGTTGCTGTATAAACTGCCACCTAGACAATCTCGTGGTCGACAATTCTGTTAAACACGGCTCTGGTATTGCTTGCAATGGTGTTCCAATTAAGAAGTGTCCTGGGGTAAGTGTAAGAAGGTCAGTCGGATCATCACTGAGAGGTTCTAGTGGTCTTGAATTGAGTATGGCTTCTATTTGTGTTAGCAAAGTAGAAGCTTCTTCATACGTCAACTTTGTTTCTCCGATGGTACGATTTAGGTGATACTTAGTTGATTTGATTAGTGCCTCCCATTTACCACCCATATGAGGAGCTGCTGGAGGATTGAAATGCCACTGAGTTGCTTGATCTGTTATCTtagttatataatattttcaattcccGATCAGCTCCAATAAAATTAGTGCCACAGTCTGAGTACAAGTGTGCCGGAATTCCTCGTCTTGATACAAATCTTTTGTACGTGGCAAGGAATCCCTCAGTAGTGTACTCAGTGACCAATTCTAAATGTGCTGCAGATGTAGTCATACATACAAAGGCACAAATCCAACCTTTGTATGTTTTTGCTCCTCTTGACttccaattttttaatataattgtacCAGCATAATCAATACCTGTGTGCTCAAATGCTCGTGCAGGTGTTACTCTTGGAAGAGGTAGTTGGCCCATCTGTTGATGAGCACGGATCCCTCTTTGTCGAGCACACACCACACATTTTAAAATGCATGATTTTACACTAGTTCTTCCTCCAATGATCCAATAATGTTGTCTAATGTGTCCTAATGTGAGCTGTGTACCACCATGAAGTGTGACTTTGTGTGCATGTTCAATCAGCAATATTGTTAGGCGAGAATTTTTTGGTAGTATAGCTGGATGTTTGTTATCATAAGTTAATGATGCGTGTTCTAGTCTCCCACCAACTCGTAGTACTCCCTCAGAGTCTAAGAATGCTGTTAACTTATTTAAAGCACTATGAGTAGGTAGATTGTTATGTTTTTGTAACGTGTGTAGTTCGGTTGCAAAATACACTAATTGTGTGGTCTTAATCCAGTATTTTCTGGCTAAATTTAATGCTTCATGTGGTTGTAAAGATTTagaattcaatttataaataaaccgGAAGCAGAGAGATGTGATCTTAAATAATGTAGTGACAGATGAATATCTGTTTATAAGATCCCATGTTTTCGTTTTATTGTCTTGAGTTGCTAAAAGTGTAAGTCCTGGTCTTTCTTCTAGCAGGCTGGAACTTTGTGTTTCATTTGTGAGTTTCGGCCAAGTGTGCTGATTTTGTATCAACCATGGTGGTCCTTTCCAccacaatttattttgtgataGGTGTTCTGTTGTTGTACCTCTTGATGCACAATCGGCTTGATTTTGAGTGCCAGGTACATGCCTCCAGTGAGTGTGTTCagttaattgttgaatttgtgAGACTCTGTTACACACAAATTCTTTCCAGCGAGCTAGTGGTGCTTTGATCCAGTCTAGTGTTACTTTTGAATCCGTCCATAAGTATACGTTCGTGATCTTAAACTGCAGTTGTTTTCTAAAGTGATCTGATAGTTTGGCCAATATCAGAGCTGCTGTAAGTTCTAAGCGTGGTATGGTGATTTTCTTTAAAGGTGCTACTTTTGTTTTTGAACATATAAGTGTGGCGCCGTCGGACGATTCGTGAATTACTAAGTAAATGGCTGCAGCCATTGCTAATTGTGATGCATCAGAAAAGCCATGCAGCTCAACActagaatttttatatgtgtTAAACCACCTGGGAATTGAGATTCTCGTCAGATTcatcaattcatttttaataatgtaccatttgtttgtttgtgtGTTCGGTAGGTTATCATCCCAACCTAGTTTTAGTAGCCAGAGTTCttgcataaatatttttgctttCACTATTACTGGAGAAGCAAAACCTAGAGGATCAAATATCGTAGCAATCTGAGATAATATGAGGCGTTTAGTGCGCTTATTTCCATTCTTAGTTTCACTTGTTGCAAACGTGAATGTGTCCTTCGATGGTGACCAATAAATACCGAGTATTTGAGTATCACAATTGTCAAATGTGATCTGTTGTTTCTTGTGTTATATGTGGTAGTGATGAATGCCATTTCGCAAGAGGAAAGCCGCCCGCCTTGCAAAGTGCTTTCAATTGGTAAGCCTTTTCTTCAAGTTCATTTGGAGTATCTCCTCCTCCAAATATATCATCGACATATCGACCGTGCACTAATGATGGTACAGCTAGAGGATAGTTATGACCTTCATCTTGAACTAATTGTAGCAGTGTTCTTACAGCAAGATAAGGTGCTGCTCTCGTACCATATGTGATCGTAGTGAGGTGATAATGATGTTCATTGTTTTGTGAATCGACCCAGAGTATTCTTTGAAGATCCCAATCATCTTCGTGTACTTCTATTTGTCTGAACATCTTTGTTATatcagttgaaaataaatatggatATTGTCTGATCCAAGTTAAAACGTCAACTATGTTCAATAACAGGTTTGGACCAGGAAgcataatatcatttattgatttacCTGAGGTGGTCTTACTTGAACCATTGAAAACTACACGTAGTTTAGTAGTTGTACTTTGTTCTCTTATTACACCATGATGCGGTAAGTAATAATGTTGGTTGTTTACTAACTTGTTTTCTGGTATTTCTCTCATGTGATTCAAGTCTTCGTATTCTTTCATGAACTGATCATATAGTAATTTGTAGGTGTGATCACGTGCAAGTCGTCGCAAAGTACGTTGTAGGCATTTATGAGCTGAACCATATGAATTGCCTAGTGTACTAATTGTATCCTTTAATGGATTACGTACGATATACATGCCTTCATTATTTCGAGAGTGTGTGGACTTAAAGTGGTCTTCACATTGTTGATCTTCTTGAGTGAGTGAACTAAGTTCAGAATTTGGTGTTTCTTCTTGCACCCAAAATAGTTTTAACAGAGATTCGAGATTCAAGTCTGTATTGTTGATCTGGCTTGATAACATTGAACATAGTTGATCCTATCTTGGGGTGCTGAGCTTGATGATACATATTCAGGTCTAAATGTTATTGATTCGACTTTGAACTTATCATTTGTCCTTAATGGTAAAGGTTTACCAATAACAAGCCACCCGAAGATGGACAATTGTGCTAATAAGTTGGTGTTCGGAAATCTCATGATGTTTGGTCTAATAATCATGCCGTAATAATCAGCACCAATTATCAAATCAATACTACGAGCTTTGTTGAATTGTTCGTCAGCTAGTGTGATTTTGGCAAAAGCATGTTTATCAACTTCGTAATCTTGTGATGGTATCATAGAAGTAATTACTGGCAGTATGTGAGCTTCGATCtctacatttttaattttatgtactGAGTGAAGTATTACGTTGACTTTTCCTCTTGTTTTAAGAGCCGAAGCTCCACCAATGCCTTGTACTTCTACAGTGCTTCTTATTCTTGTTAAATTAGCATTGTTAACAAGAGTTTCGGTGATAAATGACAACTCTGAACCAGTGTCGATTAGTAAACGTGCCGAGTGCTCGTAAGTACTAGTCTTGATTATGACCTGCGCAGTAGCTAAGAACACCATGTGCGTGTGCGCATGTAGTGCTGTGTGCTTAGCTGAATGATTTAAGAATTGATCACAATTCGCGTGATTTAAAGTTGATTCATTTGCGTGATCtaaagttgatttatttgtgTGTTCTAAGCTTGGCTTAATTGTGTGTTCTAAGGTTGGCTTAATTGTGTGTTCTGAGCTTGGCTTATTTGTGTGATCTAAGCTGACAATTGTACTACAACTTCATTGATTCTGAGCTTGTGTAACAATGGGCTCAGTTGCTCCGACTGGAACTGACTGAGTATTAATCTTTGTGTTATCAAAAAACTTTCCAAAGTCCATCCCATAAAACAACGTATGATGGCGTTGTTGACACTTTTGTTGCTGTGATGGACCTTGAAATGTGCACTTTAAGCCACTACGGCAATTCTTAGCATTATGTCTGCTTAGACAGATGTAGCATAAATGCTTGTTCTTAACAATTTGTAGTCTTCGTTGAAGATTCgagtcttgaaaattttcacaaGTAGACATGTGATGATTTCCTGAGCAAGCGTCACAGATCCAACTTGTAGGACTACTACCCATGTTAGTTTGACGATCATTTGTTTGTG from Aphidius gifuensis isolate YNYX2018 linkage group LG5, ASM1490517v1, whole genome shotgun sequence includes:
- the LOC122856397 gene encoding uncharacterized protein LOC122856397; this encodes MYIVRNPLKDTISTLGNSYGSAHKCLQRTLRRLARDHTYKLLYDQFMKEYEDLNHMREIPENKLVNNQHYYLPHHGVIREQSTTTKLRVVFNGSSKTTSGKSINDIMLPGPNLLLNIVDVLTWIRQYPYLFSTDITKMFRQIEVHEDDWDLQRILWVDSQNNEHHYHLTTITYGTRAAPYLAVRTLLQLVQDEGHNYPLAVPSLVHGRYVDDIFGGGDTPNELEEKAYQLKALCKAGGFPLAKWHSSLPHITQETTDHI
- the LOC122856396 gene encoding uncharacterized protein LOC122856396, with translation MAAAIYLVIHESSDGATLICSKTKVAPLKKITIPRLELTAALILAKLSDHFRKQLQFKITNVYLWTDSKVTLDWIKAPLARWKEFVCNRVSQIQQLTEHTHWRHVPGTQNQADCASRGTTTEHLSQNKLWWKGPPWLIQNQHTWPKLTNETQSSSLLEERPGLTLLATQDNKTKTWDLINRYSSVTTLFKITSLCFRFIYKLNSKSLQPHEALNLARKYWIKTTQLVYFATELHTLQKHNNLPTHSALNKLTAFLDSEGVLRVGGRLEHASLTYDNKHPAILPKNSRLTILLIEHAHKVTLHGGTQLTLGHIRQHYWIIGGRTSVKSCILKCVVCARQRGIRAHQQMGQLPLPRVTPARAFEHTGIDYAGTIILKNWKSRGAKTYKGWICAFVCMTTSAAHLELVTEYTTEGFLATYKRFVSRRGIPITDQATQWHFNPPAAPHMGGKWEALIKSTKYHLNRTIGETKLTYEEASTLLTQIEAILNSRPLEPLSDDPTDLLTLTPGHFLIGTPLQAIPEPCLTELSTTRLSRWQFIQQRVQQFWKQWSTQYLQRQQSISKWHHITNNIQVGSLVLISDERAPPGRWPLARVTELLPGSDGLTRVVKVKTATTTLTRPLAKLIILPMNTNQASAMDC